One segment of Neisseria mucosa DNA contains the following:
- a CDS encoding RidA family protein has product MDIRYLGTSKRYSEAVVANGLVFLSGMVPENPEADAKAQTENILAQIDSWLAQCQSDKAHILEATIYLPDMNDYAAMNEAWDAWTAPERAPARACVEAKLASPDWRVEIKITALQIK; this is encoded by the coding sequence ATGGACATCCGCTATCTTGGCACAAGCAAACGCTATTCGGAAGCCGTCGTGGCCAACGGCTTGGTTTTCCTCTCCGGCATGGTTCCCGAAAATCCTGAAGCCGATGCCAAAGCGCAGACTGAAAATATTTTGGCACAAATCGATTCATGGCTCGCCCAATGCCAATCCGACAAGGCCCACATTTTAGAAGCCACCATCTATCTGCCCGATATGAACGACTACGCCGCCATGAACGAAGCCTGGGACGCATGGACAGCCCCCGAGCGCGCTCCGGCCCGCGCCTGCGTGGAAGCAAAACTGGCCTCACCCGACTGGAGGGTTGAAATCAAAATTACCGCCCTTCAAATCAAATAA
- the ttcA gene encoding tRNA 2-thiocytidine(32) synthetase TtcA: MSKKTKQELENNKLSKRLRHAVGDAINDFNMIEPGDKIMVCLSGGKDSYALLDILRQLQASAPIDFELVAVNLDQKQPGFPEEVLPTYLESIGVPYKIVEEDTYSTVKRVLDEGKTTCSLCSRLRRGILYRTAKELGCTKIALGHHRDDILATMFLNMFYGGKLKAMPPKLVSDNGEHIVIRPLAYVKEKDLIKYAELKQFPIIPCNLCGSQPNLQRQVIGDMLRDWDKRFPGRIESMFSALQNVVPSHLADTELFDFVGLERGQNLKHGGDLAFDSEKMPERFSDGSEEDESEIKIEPQKAERKVINILANKPKTCGL, from the coding sequence ATGTCCAAAAAAACCAAGCAAGAATTAGAAAACAACAAACTCAGCAAACGCCTGCGCCACGCCGTCGGCGACGCCATTAACGATTTCAATATGATCGAACCGGGCGACAAAATCATGGTCTGCCTCTCCGGCGGCAAAGACAGCTACGCCCTGTTAGACATTCTGCGCCAGCTCCAAGCCAGCGCACCGATTGATTTCGAACTGGTCGCCGTCAATCTCGACCAAAAACAGCCGGGCTTCCCCGAAGAAGTGCTGCCGACCTATCTCGAAAGCATCGGCGTGCCCTACAAAATCGTCGAAGAAGACACCTACTCCACCGTCAAACGCGTGTTGGACGAAGGCAAAACGACTTGTTCGCTGTGCAGCCGCCTGCGCCGCGGCATCCTCTACCGCACGGCAAAAGAATTGGGCTGTACAAAAATCGCCTTGGGACACCACCGCGACGACATCCTTGCCACCATGTTCCTGAATATGTTCTACGGCGGCAAACTCAAAGCCATGCCACCCAAACTGGTGAGCGACAATGGCGAACACATCGTCATCCGCCCGCTGGCGTATGTGAAAGAAAAAGATTTGATTAAATACGCCGAACTGAAGCAATTCCCAATTATCCCATGTAACCTCTGCGGTTCGCAGCCCAACCTGCAACGCCAAGTCATCGGCGACATGCTGCGCGATTGGGACAAACGCTTCCCCGGCCGTATCGAATCGATGTTCTCCGCCCTGCAAAACGTCGTTCCATCGCATTTGGCCGATACCGAACTCTTCGACTTTGTCGGCTTGGAACGCGGTCAAAACCTTAAACATGGTGGCGACTTAGCGTTTGACAGTGAAAAAATGCCGGAACGTTTCTCCGACGGCAGCGAAGAAGACGAAAGCGAAATCAAAATCGAGCCGCAAAAAGCCGAACGCAAAGTCATCAATATTCTGGCAAACAAACCTAAAACCTGCGGTTTATAA
- a CDS encoding TetR/AcrR family transcriptional regulator, whose product MNLLYEQNQNLPTVMTASKQQTIADTARRLFREHGFSAVSVGSICAEAAVSRVTFYKYYSGKNALLQEIVTEQKNRVRAEFENLLARQCSLREAAEAVFTLQKQSFEELYSAAFLRDIEENTDLELERFFHELNEEKYAFMRGFFHTLQQRRLIQPDLPVELIDLFIRQADILMRHPQLAALYAAAPQKLPQDVLGLLLHGLSGKE is encoded by the coding sequence ATGAACCTCCTTTATGAACAAAATCAAAACCTTCCTACCGTCATGACTGCCAGCAAACAACAAACTATAGCCGACACCGCCCGCCGCCTGTTCCGCGAACACGGTTTTTCCGCCGTATCCGTAGGCAGCATCTGCGCCGAGGCCGCCGTCAGCCGCGTTACCTTTTACAAATATTACAGCGGCAAAAACGCGCTCTTGCAGGAAATTGTTACCGAGCAGAAAAACCGCGTCCGTGCCGAATTTGAAAATCTGCTTGCACGGCAATGCAGCCTGCGCGAAGCCGCCGAGGCTGTGTTTACCCTGCAAAAACAATCGTTTGAAGAACTTTATTCCGCCGCTTTCCTGCGCGACATCGAGGAGAACACCGATTTGGAGCTGGAGCGGTTTTTCCACGAATTGAACGAAGAAAAATACGCCTTTATGCGCGGATTCTTCCACACCCTGCAACAACGCCGCCTGATACAGCCCGATTTGCCGGTGGAACTCATCGATCTGTTCATCCGACAGGCGGATATATTGATGCGCCATCCGCAACTGGCCGCGCTTTATGCTGCCGCGCCGCAAAAGTTGCCGCAAGACGTATTGGGATTGCTGCTGCACGGTTTGTCAGGGAAAGAATAG